The Theileria orientalis strain Shintoku DNA, chromosome 2, complete genome genome has a window encoding:
- a CDS encoding uncharacterized protein (phosphatidate cytidylyltransferase family protein), with protein sequence MQIDYFYMCRAGFELFLVRLLLIWFSRLYQSKYILKQFMFVLINIAIYGAFNRGEIKLKRLSIIPLVQCLLFPLSLASIDNFMLQNFIPLLLIATFQCYWIRLNLRKFLSYVFVMLTLFTLLRLFFSLPGYGHIFSIYVFFSQVIVLMVSIVLPKYNSILDFRRFHVFTRNVVYSDNINKLFINIFYHAVFFLLGLFVTLYLISMYQGERFRPVNAVACLFMFIHFVYKLLHFLFLDRHNGVSNFNILLAFLLEYNTVVLVFLSLVTTAVIFTVIGLNVKYSTDPRSRHTTRKWFHLLIFLYCLYAFYLKLEAFLALVLALLIVFFVFMELFRINKLLFKPIERFLGDLYKCIGHDSEVDKFEISTITMLLGILTPILFELNSEEFDWTRGGLGVFTTGVGDSMASVVGVKYRGNDQNGKSVQGMIAFFLSCLSVMVVTSMLQHGFVDNFRKIVFVSFFSSMYEYVSREEDNVAVPLLAMLLYKM encoded by the exons ATGCAGATAGATTACTTTTATATGTGTAGAGCCGGGTTTGAGCTCTTCCTAGTTCGCCTTTTGCTGATCTGGTTCTCGAGACTGTACCAATCCAAGTACATACTCAAACAGTTTATGTTTGTACTCATAAATATAGCAATATATGGAG CGTTCAACCGGGGAGAAATAAAGCTGAAGCGGCTGTCGATCATCCCGCTGGTACAGTGTCTGTTGTTCCCGCTCTCGCTGGCCTCAATAGACAACTTTATGCTGCAGAACTTCATTCCGCTGCTTCTTATCGCTACCTTTCAGTGTTACTGGATACGGCTGAACCTGAGAAAGTTTCTGTCGTACGTGTTCGTAATGCTGACGCTTTTCACCTTACTGAGGCTTTTCTTCTCACTGCCAGGCTACGG GCACATTTTCTCAATCTATGTTTTTTTCTCGCAGGTCATCGTACTGATGGTCTCGATAGTGCTCCCGAAGTACAACTCGATACTGGACTTCAGGAGATTTCACGTTTTCACACGCAACGTGGTTTACTCCGACAACATAAATAAGCTGttcataaatattttttaccatGCG GTTTTCTTTCTGCTGGGATTGTTCGTCACACTATATCTCATTTCTATGTACCAAGGGGAGAGGTTCAGGCCCGTGAACGCGGTCGCGTGTCTGTTCATGTTCATACATTTCGTCTACAAACTACTGCACTTTCTGTTTCTGGACAGGCACAACG GGGTGTCCAACTTCAACATACTGCTGGCCTTTCTGCTGGAGTACAACACGGTGGTGCTCGTATTTCTGTCGCTGGTCACGACTGCAGTGATCTTCACGGTGATCGGCCTAAATGTAAAGTATTCGACGGACCCGAGGTCTCGACATACGACTCGCAAATGGTTCCACCTGTTGATTTTTCTCTACTGTTTGTACGCCTTCTACTTGAAACTG GAGGCGTTCCTTGCACTTGTCCTCGCACTccttattgtttttttcgTCTTTATGGAGCTGTTTCGAATTAACAAGCTTTTGTTCAAGCCGATAGAGCGGTTTCTGGGGGACCTCTACAAGTG cATCGGTCACGATTCTGAGGTCGACAAGTTCGAAATATCGACAATTACGATGTTGCTCGG CATTTTGACGCCGATCCTCTTCGAACTGAACAGTGAGGAGTTCGACTGGACGCGGGGAGGCTTAGGAGTGTTCACTACTGGAGTAGGGGACTCAATG GCCTCGGTAGTGGGAGTTAAATACAGAGGGAATGACCAAAACGGGAAGAGCGTACAGGGGATGATTGCCTTTTTTCTATCATGTTTGAGCGTGATGGTCGTGACCTCCATGTTGCAGCAC GGCTTCGTGGATAACTTTCGAAAGATCGTGTTCGTTtcgttcttcagctcaATGTACGAG TACGTAAGCAGGGAGGAAGACAACGTCGCAGTGCCGCTTTTGGCGATGCTGCTGTACAAAATGTAA